The following proteins come from a genomic window of Palaemon carinicauda isolate YSFRI2023 chromosome 12, ASM3689809v2, whole genome shotgun sequence:
- the LOC137650915 gene encoding uncharacterized protein, producing MENVRGVGKDRKRKRDDSESHLPLKKRKGQLAMLSTRDKLLEEPPLEEIASTSTAYLPPDSDTAGVSTPLRNSRKFRELPPQGIASTSTASNAPDLPTVTAGTTPNSGRMLKFVKRKTAFDKKYIEEEYALPSTQKFSYICVFDLESALKKSPGAYGVETIHESIAYCYIIIDGEGKRVASSHYCGNDCVDNFLLDLSDCWAAIRSQRKTFPIDMSTEDERTFQQQTVCQMCKTSFKHDRDKHRHHDHAEPKNNFIGAYCTRCNLACRELKTRLPIFAHNSSYDLGLILKELKTKVDITIMTKQGLKIQRMTVGNLVFLDSLAFLGSSLDSLASEYFRDGRKAGLTEDMLSEIRDDKLPFLHFKWQIRESESSPFCYDYIDSLAKLKETHFPPKTAFYNKLRERDISEEEYKRAQRVWDISKCKTLKNFLLLYLIVDTALLGDILIWWRFILYDKYGLDLPHYVSLPSYAFDSFLKMSEIELDHVYDEEFVLEHEGRRMTVKCKKLMATHHSKKEYLISLPLLQLYMDLGLELEVVHSIYEFSQSAYMKDFIKTNIEARSAATSSTEKKPFKAMSNCVFGKTLLNPLKYAEESKVVNKASTYLQEAQNPRLKLTIHLSEDRIICTSTLPQVIINMPNYIGFAILESAKFDLYYFFYKVLKNNYGDKVKLLYTDTDSFLFALEVDDLNSELAQEPLKSYMDFSNFDVDHPLFSNERKGELGLLTLDRYAPRTPL from the exons ATGGAAAATGTGCGAGGAG TTGGGAAGGATCGGAAAAGGAAACGTGATGATAGTGAATCACACCTtcctctcaaaaaaagaaaaggccaactagcca TGCTATCAACAAGAGACAAATTACTGGAAGAACCCCCACTTGAGGAgattgcttcaacatccactgcATACTTGCCCCCAGATTCGGACACCGCGGGGGTGAGTACCCCGCTAAGAAACAGTCGCAAATTCAGAGAACTCCCACCTCAGGGAATTGCTTCGACATCCACCGCAAGCAACGCCCCAGATTTACCTACAGTAACAGCAGGGACGACACCCAATTCAGGACGGATGTTGAAGTTCGTTAAAAGAAAGACAGCCTTCGACAAAAAGTACATAGAAGAGGAATACGCACTTCCCTCG acgcaaaagttttcttatatttgcgtctttgacttagaatcagctttgaagaaatcccccggggcttatggtgtggagaccatacacgaatcaatagcttattgctatatcattatcgACGGCGAAGGAAAAAGAGTCGCCTCCAGTCATTATTGCGGGAATGATTGCGTCGATAACTTTCTGTTAGACCTTAGTGATTGTTGGGCGGCGATCAGATCACAGAGGAAAACATTCCCCATTGATATGTCGACCGAGGatgaaagaactttccaacagCAGACTGTATGCCAGATGTGTAAGACGTCGTTCAAACACGACCGCGACAAGCACAGACACCATGACCATGCCGAACCCAAGAATAACTTTATTGGCGCTTACTGTACGCGTTGTAATTTAGCATGTCGCGAACTTAAAACTCGACTCCCCATTTTCGCACACAATTCTAGTTACGACCTGGGTCTTATCCTTAAGGAATTGAAAACTAAAGTTGATATTACAATCATGACGAAGCAAGGGCTTAAAATTCAGCGAATGACTGTCGGTAATTTAGTTTTCCTCGACTCTTTAGCCTTTTTAggatcttctttggatagtttagcctccgaatattttagggatggaaggaaggctGGCTTAACAGAGGACATGTTAAGCGAAATTAGAGATGACAAAttgcccttcctacatttcaagtggcagattagggagtctga atcttcacctttCTGTTATGACTATATAGATAGCCTTGCAAAACTCAAGGAAACGCATTTCCCCCCCAAAACGGCATTTTACAACAAGCTAAGGGAGCGCGATATATCAGAGGAGGAATATAAACGGGCTCAGCGTGTTTGggatataagcaaatgtaaaacgCTGAAAAATTTCCTTCTcctttacctcattgtagacacagctttattgggggatattctcatttggtggcgcttcatactttatgataagtacggtcttgatttaccacactatgtttcacttccatcctacgcctTTGACAGCTTCCTTAAGATGAGCGAgattgagttggatcacgtctatgatgaggaatt CGTACTAGAACACGAAGGAAGACGCATGACTGTAAAGTGTAAAAAGCTTATGGCCACCCATCACAGTAAAAAAGAATATCTCATTTCCCTCCCTCTTTTACAGTTGTATATGGACTTAGGCTTAGAACTAGAGGTTgtgcattcaatctatgaattcagtcaaagtgcttacatgaaagATTTTATTAAAACCAACATCGAAGCGAGGAGCGCAGCAACCTCATCTACAGAAAAAAAACCCTTCAAAGCTATGAGTAACTGCGTATTTGGGAAaactttactcaaccctttgaaatacgctgAAGAAAGTAAAGTTGTCAATAAAGCAAGCACTTACTTACAGGAAGCCCAGAATCCGAGACTAAAATTAACCATCCATTTGTCAGAAGACCGTATTATCTGCACTTCTACCCTCCCTCAGGTcatcatcaatatgcctaattacataGGTTTTGCCATTCTAGAATCGGCCAAGTTTGACCTTTACTACTTCTTTTATAAGGTTCTCAAGAATAATTATGGGGATAAAGTCAAACTCCTTTACACCGATACAGATAGTTTcctttttgctctggaagttgacgatcttaattcagagttagcgcaagaacccttgaaatcatatatggatttttccaacttcgacgtTGATCACCCGCTTTTTAGTAATGAGAGAAAGGGAGAGCTGgggcttttaaccctggataggtacgctcctcggacacccctttaa